The proteins below are encoded in one region of Rhodoluna lacicola:
- the serS gene encoding serine--tRNA ligase, with protein sequence MIDPNLLRENPDAIKASQRARGNDESLVDQAVAADAAWRKALQEFESLRAEQNAAAKAVGTASKEERPALIAAGQVMAEKVKAANEIADAAQKHLDQIIWKIENVVIDGVPAGGEENFTVVKEVGTKPKFDFEAQDHVALGESLDIIDIERGTKIAGSRFYFLKGWGARLELALMNMALDYASKNDFTALITPTLVRPEVMAGTGFLGEHADEIYYLPADDLYLTGTSEVALAGYHRDEIIDLSNGPLRYAGWSTCYRREAGSAGRDTRGILRVHQFNKLEMFSYIDPADSEAEHAKLLAFQEAMLQACELPYRVIDTAAGDLGSSAARKFDAEAWVPTQETYRELTSTSNCTTYQARRLNVRFRNADGKTQTAATLNGTLATTRWLVAILENHQQADGSVKIPAALRPYLGGQEFITAPKSRA encoded by the coding sequence GTGATTGACCCAAACCTGCTCCGTGAAAACCCAGACGCCATCAAGGCCAGCCAGCGCGCTCGTGGAAACGATGAATCGCTAGTAGACCAGGCCGTTGCTGCCGACGCCGCTTGGCGCAAGGCCCTGCAGGAATTTGAGTCACTGCGTGCCGAGCAGAATGCAGCTGCCAAGGCAGTGGGAACAGCCAGTAAAGAGGAACGACCAGCGCTAATTGCTGCCGGTCAGGTAATGGCCGAAAAGGTAAAGGCCGCCAACGAGATTGCCGATGCAGCCCAGAAGCACCTTGACCAGATCATCTGGAAAATAGAGAACGTTGTCATTGATGGAGTACCTGCCGGTGGTGAAGAAAACTTCACCGTAGTTAAAGAGGTAGGCACCAAGCCAAAGTTTGATTTTGAGGCCCAGGATCACGTGGCCCTTGGTGAATCACTAGACATTATTGATATTGAGCGCGGCACCAAGATCGCCGGATCACGCTTTTACTTCTTGAAGGGCTGGGGTGCACGCCTAGAACTGGCCCTGATGAACATGGCGCTTGACTACGCCAGCAAAAATGATTTCACCGCGCTGATTACACCAACCTTGGTGCGTCCAGAGGTGATGGCCGGCACCGGGTTCCTAGGTGAGCACGCAGATGAGATTTACTACCTACCGGCAGATGATCTTTACCTGACAGGAACTTCAGAGGTTGCGCTCGCCGGATATCACCGCGACGAAATCATTGATCTTTCAAATGGACCACTGCGTTACGCCGGTTGGTCAACCTGTTACCGCCGCGAGGCTGGCAGCGCTGGCCGAGACACCCGCGGAATTCTGCGCGTGCACCAGTTCAACAAGCTTGAAATGTTCTCTTACATTGATCCTGCCGATTCAGAAGCAGAGCACGCAAAGTTGCTTGCGTTCCAAGAGGCAATGCTGCAGGCCTGCGAACTTCCTTACCGAGTGATTGACACCGCAGCCGGTGACCTTGGTTCATCTGCAGCGCGCAAGTTTGATGCCGAAGCCTGGGTGCCAACCCAAGAGACTTACCGCGAACTCACTTCAACTTCTAACTGCACCACCTATCAGGCACGCCGCTTGAACGTTCGCTTTAGAAATGCAGATGGTAAGACTCAAACCGCGGCAACCCTAAACGGAACACTTGCCACCACCCGATGGTTGGTTGCGATTCTTGAAAACCACCAGCAGGCTGATGGTTCGGTAAAGATTCCTGCGGCTCTGCGCCCGTACCTTGGTGGCCAGGAATTCATTACTGCGCCAAAGTCACGCGCCTAA
- the pgm gene encoding phosphoglucomutase (alpha-D-glucose-1,6-bisphosphate-dependent), translating to MSERAGKKAQQSDLVNIEKLLAAYFEIHPDVTTAEQKVAFGTSGHRGTSLNGSFNEDHIAAITQAIVEYRRAQNIHGPIYVGKDTHALSGPAEQTALEVLSGNDVITMVDAEGRYVPTPSVSVAIINHNEGKPAGDSHLADGLVITPSHNPPTDGGFKYNPPHGGPADSDATNWIAARANEIILGGMRGVKRSAPKPTKFHFRENYISQLGDVLNLDAIRDSNVSIGADPMGGASVDYWGAIGEEYNLNLTVVNPAVDFQFGFMTLDWDEKIRMDCSSPFAMASLIEDRNKFDISTGNDADADRHGIVTRDHGLMNPNHFLAVCIDYLYRNRPQWRTDAAVGKTMVSSSIINRVVEKLGRKLIEVPVGFKWFVPGLIDGSVGFGGEESAGASFLRLDGSAWSTDKDGLILALLAAEITAVTGKTPSQRYAELTAEFGAPAYERIDAPATLEQKAKLGKLSADAVTASELAGEKITAILTHAPGNGAALGGLKVETENAWFAARPSGTENVYKIYAESFLGQQHLESVQSEAKLLVDNVLA from the coding sequence ATGAGCGAGCGAGCCGGCAAAAAAGCCCAACAATCTGACTTAGTCAACATTGAGAAGCTGCTTGCGGCCTATTTTGAAATCCACCCCGATGTCACGACCGCGGAACAAAAGGTGGCTTTTGGAACATCGGGTCACCGTGGCACCAGTCTGAACGGCTCGTTCAACGAGGATCACATTGCCGCCATAACCCAGGCCATCGTGGAATACCGTCGCGCTCAAAATATTCACGGGCCAATCTACGTGGGTAAAGATACCCACGCGTTGAGCGGACCGGCCGAGCAAACCGCTCTTGAGGTTCTTTCCGGAAACGATGTAATCACCATGGTTGATGCCGAGGGCCGCTATGTGCCAACGCCATCGGTATCGGTGGCCATCATCAATCACAATGAGGGCAAGCCGGCCGGCGATTCACACTTGGCCGATGGGCTGGTGATCACCCCAAGTCACAATCCACCCACCGATGGCGGATTCAAATACAACCCTCCACACGGCGGACCCGCCGACAGCGATGCCACCAATTGGATTGCCGCCCGCGCCAACGAAATTATTCTTGGCGGAATGCGAGGGGTAAAGCGTTCGGCGCCAAAGCCAACCAAGTTTCACTTCCGTGAGAACTACATTTCACAGCTCGGCGATGTTCTAAACCTTGATGCCATTCGCGACAGCAACGTGTCAATTGGTGCTGACCCTATGGGCGGTGCATCGGTTGATTACTGGGGCGCAATTGGTGAGGAATATAACTTGAACCTCACCGTGGTAAATCCTGCGGTTGATTTTCAATTTGGTTTCATGACCCTGGACTGGGATGAAAAAATTCGCATGGATTGCTCGTCGCCTTTTGCAATGGCTTCACTGATTGAAGACCGCAACAAGTTTGATATTTCTACCGGCAACGATGCCGATGCCGACCGACATGGCATCGTGACTCGTGATCACGGTTTGATGAATCCAAATCATTTTCTTGCGGTGTGCATTGATTACCTTTACCGCAATCGTCCGCAGTGGCGTACCGATGCTGCGGTTGGTAAAACCATGGTGTCTTCAAGCATCATCAATCGCGTGGTTGAAAAACTTGGCCGCAAATTAATTGAGGTGCCGGTTGGTTTTAAATGGTTTGTGCCAGGTCTGATTGATGGCTCTGTTGGTTTTGGTGGTGAAGAATCTGCGGGTGCTTCTTTCTTGCGACTTGATGGTTCTGCCTGGAGCACCGATAAAGACGGATTAATTCTTGCTCTGCTAGCAGCCGAGATCACCGCGGTAACCGGCAAGACACCTTCTCAGCGTTACGCAGAGTTGACCGCCGAGTTTGGTGCTCCGGCCTACGAACGCATCGATGCACCGGCAACCCTTGAGCAAAAAGCAAAGCTTGGAAAACTCTCTGCCGATGCGGTTACCGCCAGCGAACTTGCCGGTGAAAAAATCACCGCAATTCTCACCCACGCTCCAGGCAACGGCGCAGCCCTTGGTGGGCTCAAGGTTGAAACTGAAAACGCTTGGTTCGCCGCTAGGCCATCGGGTACTGAAAATGTTTACAAGATTTATGCGGAGAGTTTTCTAGGTCAGCAACATCTGGAGTCTGTGCAATCTGAAGCAAAGCTTCTTGTAGACAACGTGCTGGCCTAG
- a CDS encoding diacylglycerol/lipid kinase family protein, translated as MSTTGGKHKRAAIIYFPGRIDRKKLDAAVSLTLSSLSWEPTLWLPTNPDETGGQQALRAVAQNATHLLIAGGDGTVRSVLDALAREEITGVTIGIIPIGTGNALARNLKLELSNINVAVKRGLLGNRHEIDLGLAKAIRPDGERAEFYFSVMGGMGLDAKIMQNTNPKLKKAIGWVAYFEGGIRSIPTLFERMHVTVDNREPRKLKLVSLLIGNAGWLPGNLSLMPDARLDDGLLDLAFIGPRRFWNWIDFWGRVGFANQNIRPNKFGRQLMDATANVKTIENLAGARIRVQPERPVHLQLDGDVLGMVSEVEFVVVPKAITVRV; from the coding sequence ATGAGCACAACCGGGGGCAAGCACAAACGAGCCGCCATCATCTACTTTCCGGGCCGGATCGACCGCAAAAAACTTGACGCCGCGGTAAGCCTCACCCTGTCATCGCTGAGCTGGGAGCCCACACTGTGGCTACCCACTAACCCCGATGAAACCGGCGGCCAACAGGCCCTTCGCGCAGTTGCTCAAAATGCCACCCACCTACTTATTGCCGGCGGCGATGGAACCGTGCGATCAGTGCTTGATGCCCTGGCCCGCGAAGAAATCACCGGGGTCACCATTGGCATTATTCCAATCGGCACCGGCAATGCACTTGCCAGAAACCTAAAGTTGGAGCTAAGCAATATCAACGTTGCGGTCAAGCGCGGACTGCTGGGGAACCGTCACGAAATTGATCTTGGTTTGGCAAAGGCTATTCGCCCAGACGGTGAACGGGCCGAGTTCTACTTTTCAGTCATGGGTGGCATGGGTCTTGATGCCAAGATCATGCAAAACACCAATCCAAAACTAAAAAAGGCAATTGGTTGGGTTGCCTACTTTGAGGGTGGAATCAGATCGATTCCAACTTTGTTTGAGCGCATGCACGTGACCGTTGATAATCGCGAACCGCGAAAACTAAAACTGGTTTCCCTTTTGATTGGCAACGCCGGCTGGTTACCCGGAAACCTTTCGCTAATGCCTGATGCCAGACTGGACGACGGCTTACTTGACCTTGCATTTATTGGTCCGCGCAGATTTTGGAACTGGATTGATTTTTGGGGCCGGGTTGGTTTTGCCAATCAAAACATTCGCCCAAATAAATTTGGCCGCCAACTTATGGATGCCACCGCAAACGTGAAAACGATAGAAAACCTTGCCGGTGCCAGAATTCGCGTGCAGCCGGAACGACCAGTTCACCTGCAGTTAGATGGTGATGTGCTTGGCATGGTTAGCGAAGTTGAATTCGTGGTGGTGCCGAAGGCAATTACAGTTCGCGTCTAA
- the pheA gene encoding prephenate dehydratase — MSSASRNGSTKKTYSFLGPIGTFTELALAQVAEAKGAIAHPVSHVQDAIDDVIAGRAFRAIIPVENSVEGGVTATSDALAANPNIRIYGEYLVPVKFDLVARPGVALTDVRVVATHPVAYAQTRAWLSANIKKHTYLQSTSTAAAAADLLDTDGDHSIADAAVAASTITKHYKLKVLAKNIGDNKNAQTRFLQIGLAKGAAPKATGKDKTSVIVELPNDRPGALLEMLEQFAARGVNLSRIESRPIGDQLGRYRFNIDIEGHVEDAAVAEALKGLHRFSPKVIFLGSYPRADKKKSVHQGNNTNAAFAAAEKWIAKL; from the coding sequence ATGTCATCTGCATCTCGTAACGGTTCTACAAAGAAGACCTACTCGTTCCTTGGCCCAATCGGCACCTTCACCGAGCTTGCTCTGGCCCAGGTAGCCGAGGCCAAGGGTGCCATCGCGCACCCGGTTAGCCACGTGCAGGATGCGATTGATGACGTGATTGCCGGCCGTGCGTTTCGCGCGATTATTCCGGTAGAGAATTCGGTTGAGGGTGGAGTCACCGCAACCAGTGATGCGCTGGCGGCCAACCCAAACATTCGCATCTACGGCGAGTACCTGGTGCCAGTGAAATTTGATTTAGTTGCGCGCCCCGGGGTTGCGCTAACTGATGTTCGCGTTGTGGCCACTCACCCGGTTGCTTACGCGCAGACCCGCGCTTGGTTGAGTGCCAATATAAAGAAGCACACTTACCTGCAGTCAACCTCAACCGCTGCCGCTGCCGCAGATCTTCTAGACACCGATGGTGATCACTCGATTGCCGACGCAGCGGTTGCTGCATCAACCATCACCAAGCACTACAAGCTAAAGGTGTTGGCAAAAAATATTGGTGACAACAAAAACGCACAAACCCGTTTCTTGCAAATTGGTTTAGCAAAGGGTGCCGCGCCAAAGGCCACTGGTAAAGATAAGACATCGGTAATTGTTGAATTGCCGAATGATCGCCCCGGTGCACTGCTAGAAATGTTGGAGCAGTTTGCTGCCCGCGGAGTTAACCTTTCACGAATTGAGTCACGTCCGATTGGTGACCAGCTTGGTCGCTACCGTTTCAACATCGATATTGAAGGCCACGTTGAAGACGCCGCGGTGGCAGAGGCGCTAAAGGGATTGCACCGCTTTAGTCCAAAAGTTATTTTCCTAGGTTCTTATCCACGCGCAGATAAAAAGAAGTCCGTGCATCAGGGCAACAACACAAACGCCGCGTTCGCCGCGGCCGAAAAGTGGATCGCGAAACTTTAG
- a CDS encoding Cof-type HAD-IIB family hydrolase produces MTIATGDDRWLIAIDIDGTLVTDDGFLSEQVTAEVARVRSLGHEIIVATGRSAANAFPVIKDIGIQTGYAVCSNGAVTIELHESHERGFKPHEVITFDPAPVLGELIKALPNAHFAVEDVDGTYRFHREFPAYALGDLNRETPLEELTSHPVSRVVVLSPEHDAEEFGNMIDRLGLHSVTYAIGYTAWLDIAPSGVSKASALEKQRAVLGIKPSQVITIGDGRNDIQMFEWARELGGYAFAMGQAPEEVKEAATAVTAAVEDHGVAQVLAGFEGIVYTLK; encoded by the coding sequence ATGACAATTGCAACCGGAGATGACCGCTGGCTCATTGCCATAGATATTGACGGCACACTTGTCACCGATGATGGTTTTCTCTCTGAACAAGTAACCGCAGAAGTAGCGCGCGTGCGCTCACTGGGTCACGAAATTATTGTTGCTACTGGCCGCAGCGCCGCCAATGCTTTTCCGGTGATCAAAGATATTGGAATTCAAACTGGGTACGCGGTTTGCTCAAACGGTGCGGTAACAATTGAATTACACGAATCTCACGAGCGCGGATTCAAGCCGCACGAGGTAATCACTTTTGATCCTGCCCCGGTACTTGGCGAACTTATCAAGGCCTTGCCAAACGCTCACTTTGCGGTTGAAGATGTTGATGGCACCTACCGATTCCACCGCGAGTTCCCTGCCTACGCGCTTGGTGATCTGAACCGTGAGACTCCGCTTGAAGAACTAACCTCACACCCGGTTAGCCGAGTTGTGGTTCTTTCTCCTGAGCACGACGCCGAAGAATTTGGCAACATGATTGACCGCCTTGGTTTGCACTCGGTTACCTATGCAATTGGCTACACCGCATGGTTGGACATTGCGCCAAGTGGAGTCAGCAAGGCTTCGGCACTTGAAAAGCAGCGCGCTGTACTTGGCATTAAGCCTTCGCAGGTAATCACCATCGGTGATGGTCGAAACGATATTCAGATGTTTGAGTGGGCACGTGAGCTAGGCGGATACGCATTTGCAATGGGTCAGGCTCCAGAAGAAGTCAAAGAAGCTGCCACCGCGGTAACCGCTGCGGTAGAAGATCACGGTGTTGCCCAGGTGCTTGCCGGCTTTGAAGGCATCGTTTACACGCTCAAGTAA
- a CDS encoding type II toxin-antitoxin system death-on-curing family toxin, which yields MDFLTLEDALFQIALLGFYVKDPGLLDSALSRPKTSVFGEFAYPSVETMAAAMHQSLVKNHPLVDGNKRTSWMLLNTFLELNGYELVMTDDEGMDFTLGVAESRYDLEASAKIIKAHLIPAGE from the coding sequence ATGGACTTCCTCACTTTAGAGGATGCGCTCTTTCAGATTGCGCTCTTGGGTTTTTATGTAAAAGATCCTGGGCTACTGGATAGTGCCCTGAGCCGCCCGAAAACGAGTGTTTTTGGTGAGTTTGCTTACCCATCGGTTGAAACCATGGCAGCGGCTATGCACCAATCTCTAGTCAAGAATCACCCTCTTGTTGACGGCAATAAGCGCACTTCCTGGATGCTGCTAAACACTTTTCTTGAACTCAACGGGTACGAGTTGGTCATGACTGACGACGAAGGCATGGACTTTACGCTTGGTGTGGCCGAGAGTCGGTACGACCTAGAGGCGTCCGCAAAAATCATCAAAGCACACCTGATCCCAGCCGGCGAATAG